In one Nicotiana tomentosiformis chromosome 6, ASM39032v3, whole genome shotgun sequence genomic region, the following are encoded:
- the LOC104092355 gene encoding uncharacterized protein — protein sequence MALNNGLRSCASKLISSSESIFSKTVKREIHSTGIKRMGGGHGHDEPFYLHAKHMYNLDRMSHQKLKMTVGVWSAVAIGVIVPVYAVVFQQKKTASG from the exons ATGGCGTTGAACAACGGCTTACGGTCGTGTGCTTCCAAGCTTATCAGCTCATCTGAATCAATTTTCTCCAAAACAG TGAAGAGAGAGATCCACTCAACAGGCATTAAGCGAATGGGAGGAGGTCATGGGCATGATGAACCTTTCTACCTTCACGCAAAGCACATGTACAACTTGGACAGGATGTCACACCAGAAGCTGAAGATGACTGTTGGTGTCTGGTCTGCAGTCGCCATTGGTGTAATAGTCCCAGTTTACGCTGTTGTCTTCCAACAAAAGAAAACTGCTTCGGGCTAG